One segment of Capillibacterium thermochitinicola DNA contains the following:
- a CDS encoding carbohydrate ABC transporter permease, protein MFLIPNYLLVNRLGWVDTYLALILPGLSGATGVFLMRQFFLTIPKSLQEAAWMDGAGRFWVFLKIVLPLSKPVLLTYGLMSFLANWNDYLWALIVTYAPRMRTLPVGILTLQGRYIHYYGKMMAGAFLTALPAIILFVAVQRYFVKGIVMTGMKT, encoded by the coding sequence ATCTTTCTGATCCCCAACTATTTATTGGTGAATCGATTAGGATGGGTTGATACCTATCTGGCCCTAATCTTACCGGGGCTGTCTGGCGCAACCGGGGTCTTTTTAATGCGCCAGTTTTTCCTGACCATCCCCAAATCTCTCCAGGAGGCGGCCTGGATGGACGGGGCCGGCCGTTTCTGGGTCTTCCTCAAAATTGTGCTTCCCTTATCAAAGCCGGTTTTATTAACCTACGGCCTGATGAGTTTCCTGGCCAACTGGAATGATTATCTGTGGGCTTTGATTGTTACGTACGCGCCGAGAATGCGGACCCTCCCGGTGGGGATTCTGACCTTGCAGGGACGGTATATCCATTATTACGGGAAGATGATGGCCGGAGCCTTCTTAACCGCTTTACCGGCGATTATTCTGTTTGTGGCGGTCCAGCGTTACTTTGTGAAAGGCATCGTCATGACTGGGATGAAAACGTGA
- a CDS encoding ABC transporter permease family protein produces MKTEHKFRLNLQFVIASILAVIFLFPIYWMFITSLRPEVMTTVWPPKLFPTDLTLENYKAIVSNTVDTPVFRWFFNSLVAASGYTILSCICMFFGGLCFGLPGFSGTGSLFLGPDYLIHHPRDYLSDPQLFIGESIRMG; encoded by the coding sequence TTGAAAACGGAACATAAATTCCGGCTGAATCTCCAGTTTGTGATCGCGTCGATCCTGGCGGTTATTTTCTTGTTCCCCATTTACTGGATGTTCATCACTTCCCTCCGGCCGGAAGTGATGACCACGGTTTGGCCGCCCAAACTATTTCCCACCGATTTGACCTTGGAGAATTATAAGGCCATTGTGAGCAATACCGTCGATACTCCGGTCTTCCGCTGGTTTTTCAATAGTTTGGTCGCCGCGTCGGGTTATACCATTCTTTCCTGTATTTGTATGTTCTTTGGCGGCTTATGCTTTGGCTTGCCTGGATTTTCCGGGACGGGAAGTTTATTTTTGGGCCCTGATTACCTCATTCATCATCCCCGGGATTATCTTTCTGATCCCCAACTATTTATTGGTGAATCGATTAGGATGGGTTGA
- a CDS encoding carbohydrate ABC transporter permease, translating into MTREGEEVATLVMKEKPKGRFRRWFGSNGLLRPYFYLLPHAVFFFMFLVYPIFKGFYISLTEWDIFANSGRFIGLGNYRLLFDPAAIQNVYFWQALRNTLIFVVISVPLLVLVALGLALLLTSRLSGRSVFRTIFFMPTALTVSVVAVIWRWLLNVDHGFVNFLLEKVGIKGVPWLTSQPWAWISITIATVWWTVGWNMILLINGINGVPEEIYEASKIDGANAWQRLLYITLPCLRPVLLFVCITTVIASFNLFGQPQLMTGGGPARSTLPVMMQIYTEAWANYRMGPAGAMSYLTALIMIVFTVFQSKLFAQRADD; encoded by the coding sequence ATGACGAGGGAAGGTGAAGAGGTGGCTACTTTAGTAATGAAAGAGAAGCCCAAAGGGAGATTCCGTCGGTGGTTCGGAAGTAACGGACTGCTCCGTCCCTACTTTTATTTGTTACCCCATGCCGTTTTTTTCTTTATGTTTCTCGTTTATCCGATCTTTAAAGGCTTTTACATTAGCTTGACCGAATGGGACATTTTCGCCAACTCCGGACGTTTTATCGGTCTGGGAAATTACCGTCTCCTCTTTGATCCGGCCGCCATTCAAAATGTCTATTTTTGGCAAGCATTAAGGAATACCCTAATTTTTGTCGTAATTAGTGTACCGCTCTTGGTGTTAGTGGCTTTGGGTTTGGCTTTACTCTTAACTTCCAGGCTTTCCGGGCGGAGTGTTTTTCGGACGATTTTTTTCATGCCAACCGCCTTAACCGTCTCGGTGGTGGCGGTAATCTGGCGGTGGCTCCTCAATGTGGACCATGGATTTGTCAATTTTCTCCTTGAAAAGGTGGGAATCAAGGGTGTACCTTGGTTGACCAGCCAACCTTGGGCTTGGATTTCCATTACCATCGCCACGGTTTGGTGGACTGTTGGGTGGAATATGATCCTCTTGATCAACGGGATTAACGGGGTACCGGAGGAGATCTATGAGGCCAGTAAGATTGACGGGGCCAATGCATGGCAACGTCTACTTTATATCACCTTGCCGTGTTTACGGCCGGTGCTCTTGTTTGTCTGTATTACCACCGTGATTGCCTCCTTTAATCTTTTCGGTCAACCCCAACTGATGACCGGCGGCGGTCCTGCCCGGTCAACCTTGCCTGTCATGATGCAGATTTATACGGAGGCCTGGGCGAACTACCGGATGGGACCGGCGGGCGCCATGTCCTATCTCACCGCCTTGATTATGATTGTTTTCACCGTCTTCCAAAGCAAACTCTTTGCCCAGCGGGCTGATGATTAG
- a CDS encoding glycoside hydrolase family 43 protein, which yields MELTRTLKCGEITQIGDPYVLRDRGKYYLYATSSPYGFKVWESPDLAAWQERGLALDAREEGNQWGVGDFWAPEVTYYQGNYYMIYSARDRDGSLKLALATATHPLGPFRNRKAPLFDRGKSFIDGHFFFDDDGKIYLYYVQDCSENIIDGKHISQIFVQEVSADLLTLLGEPVLAVEPSQPWEGIDRDWQWNEGPFVLKDRGVYYLMYSANCYASSDYAIGYAVATSPLGPWQKADGNPLLAKDLAAGFSGPGHNCVTRSPDGSLLIVYHTHTNPEQPSGDRKVNIDRLVIENGQLKVVRVMK from the coding sequence ATGGAGTTGACCCGAACCTTAAAATGCGGGGAGATCACCCAGATCGGTGACCCTTATGTCCTGCGGGACCGGGGAAAATATTACCTGTATGCCACTTCCTCCCCCTATGGGTTTAAGGTGTGGGAATCTCCCGATCTGGCCGCCTGGCAAGAACGGGGATTAGCTTTGGATGCACGGGAAGAGGGTAACCAATGGGGCGTCGGCGATTTTTGGGCGCCCGAAGTCACTTATTACCAGGGGAATTACTATATGATTTACAGCGCCCGGGACCGGGACGGTTCGCTGAAGCTGGCCTTGGCCACGGCGACACACCCCTTGGGCCCTTTTCGCAACCGGAAAGCACCCCTCTTCGACCGGGGCAAGTCCTTTATCGACGGGCATTTCTTTTTTGATGACGACGGGAAAATTTATCTCTATTATGTTCAGGATTGTTCGGAAAATATAATCGATGGTAAACATATCAGCCAAATTTTTGTGCAAGAAGTCAGTGCCGACCTTCTGACTTTGTTGGGGGAACCGGTTTTAGCGGTCGAGCCCAGCCAACCCTGGGAGGGGATTGACCGGGATTGGCAGTGGAATGAAGGCCCTTTTGTCCTGAAGGACCGCGGGGTGTACTATTTAATGTATTCCGCCAATTGCTATGCTTCCAGTGACTACGCCATCGGGTATGCCGTGGCCACTTCCCCGTTGGGGCCTTGGCAAAAGGCGGACGGCAATCCGCTCCTGGCCAAAGATTTAGCGGCGGGGTTTTCCGGCCCGGGACATAACTGTGTAACCCGTTCCCCCGACGGGAGCCTTTTGATTGTTTACCATACCCATACCAATCCGGAGCAGCCTAGTGGCGACCGGAAAGTAAATATCGACCGGCTTGTGATTGAAAATGGTCAATTAAAAGTGGTCCGGGTCATGAAATGA
- a CDS encoding glycoside hydrolase family 2 protein, translating to MGEIRTLNGLWTFTIDPRGRGEEEKWYCGLPAGDRYPVPGVWQTYRKELYSYTGYTWYSREFTLEPELRGKRIFIEFAAVDFRADVWLNGKKLGMHEGGYTPFRFEVTDLVRGGEANLLVVCVFDPEENQELPHGKQGSWYSRVSGIWQDVRLLIYNEAFIEKVKITPDLDQDTVHFTVLCDGVNNLIDPNVEIMIYAAEDRGRMIEKRSFPYRDDHTYSLGLTDPCYWSPSSPWLYHTEIILKDGTIPRDRMVTYFGLRKIHWEAGRLFLNNRPFYLRGALDQGFWPETIYYAPSESLIQEEIKKARDMGFNLLRKHIKTEDPRYLYWADRMGMLIWAEPPNCAKWSELAKARFKKELFALIERDYNHPSIIIWSIYNEEWGLEWRLRNDREKQLWVNELYREVKKADPTRLVCDNSGWAHVCTDLNDYHRYFAVPELAEEWRADLTRIVEHPEENYALPANHWGEPILISEFGMWGLPETDQITGEDLDAVPWWQGSARIFKEEFKIPATAARNFRKYGLDRIFSNLNELARAAQEREFRGVKFIIEEIRKRPELAGYVVTELTDIEWETNGFLTYNRQLKAGFAKAPYFNGETIISADLNKRNFWCGETLRVRPVVVNNTDQDFQGEIVWNLNGTRLSEKTPLTVLASAVTPGHEVLLPLPNVDTPQRLCLRYELRCGERVICQNEEELTITPPAARVVNGPVVYPVGLPPAFITELVKNGFKLAPDGKAAGLCLTTALTPEVRAHLEAGGHVLWLAESQMTGDGFTLKKLVEGENWDRAAAVNFLDPSLFPGVPVAKVPGWEMAGLYPATLVTNLDTLPGVRVYGGMFQGWLGNLDGFLVELPLESGRIWITTLRLGASYNQQPIGTLMLNQLMLRAGRGWS from the coding sequence ATGGGTGAGATCCGGACCCTGAACGGATTATGGACCTTCACCATCGATCCCCGGGGGCGGGGCGAGGAAGAAAAATGGTATTGCGGTCTGCCCGCCGGTGACCGGTATCCGGTGCCGGGGGTATGGCAAACCTACCGTAAAGAGTTATACAGCTATACGGGATATACCTGGTACAGCCGGGAATTCACGCTTGAGCCGGAGCTCCGTGGCAAACGCATATTTATAGAGTTTGCCGCCGTTGATTTCCGGGCGGATGTTTGGCTGAACGGGAAAAAATTGGGTATGCACGAAGGTGGATATACCCCGTTCCGCTTTGAGGTCACCGATCTGGTCCGTGGCGGAGAGGCCAATTTATTGGTCGTGTGTGTCTTTGACCCGGAGGAGAATCAAGAGCTTCCCCACGGCAAACAGGGGAGCTGGTACAGCCGGGTCAGCGGTATTTGGCAGGATGTCAGGCTGCTGATCTATAACGAAGCCTTTATTGAAAAGGTCAAGATCACGCCCGATCTGGATCAGGACACCGTCCATTTTACGGTGCTATGTGATGGAGTGAATAACCTAATTGATCCAAACGTGGAGATTATGATCTATGCCGCAGAAGACCGCGGCCGGATGATCGAAAAACGGTCCTTTCCTTACCGGGACGACCATACTTACAGTCTCGGCCTGACGGACCCGTGCTACTGGAGCCCGTCCTCGCCCTGGCTCTACCATACCGAGATTATTCTTAAAGACGGGACCATTCCCAGAGACCGGATGGTTACTTATTTCGGGTTACGTAAAATTCATTGGGAAGCGGGGCGCCTCTTTTTGAACAACCGGCCTTTCTATCTCCGCGGTGCCTTGGACCAGGGGTTCTGGCCGGAAACGATCTATTATGCCCCCAGCGAAAGCCTGATTCAGGAGGAGATCAAAAAAGCAAGGGACATGGGTTTTAACCTGCTCCGGAAACACATCAAAACAGAAGATCCCCGTTACCTGTACTGGGCTGACCGCATGGGGATGCTCATCTGGGCGGAACCACCCAACTGCGCCAAATGGTCGGAACTGGCCAAGGCCCGGTTTAAAAAGGAATTGTTTGCTTTAATTGAGCGGGATTATAATCACCCTTCCATTATTATCTGGAGTATCTATAATGAAGAATGGGGATTGGAATGGCGACTCCGCAATGACCGGGAAAAACAGCTGTGGGTGAATGAATTATACCGGGAGGTAAAAAAGGCCGATCCAACCCGTCTGGTTTGTGATAATTCAGGCTGGGCCCATGTCTGCACCGATCTGAATGACTATCACCGTTACTTTGCCGTTCCCGAGCTCGCCGAGGAGTGGCGGGCTGATTTGACCCGCATTGTCGAGCATCCGGAAGAGAATTACGCCCTGCCCGCCAATCACTGGGGGGAGCCGATTTTGATCTCCGAATTCGGAATGTGGGGGCTTCCGGAGACCGATCAGATTACCGGTGAAGATTTGGATGCGGTTCCGTGGTGGCAGGGAAGTGCCCGAATCTTTAAGGAGGAGTTTAAGATTCCGGCGACGGCCGCCCGCAATTTCCGGAAATACGGTTTGGACCGGATTTTTTCCAACTTGAATGAATTGGCACGGGCAGCGCAAGAACGGGAATTCCGGGGTGTAAAATTTATCATCGAGGAGATCCGGAAAAGGCCGGAGCTTGCCGGTTACGTGGTCACAGAACTAACCGATATCGAATGGGAAACCAATGGGTTCTTGACCTATAACCGCCAGCTGAAGGCCGGTTTTGCGAAAGCCCCTTATTTTAACGGGGAAACCATCATCAGCGCCGACCTGAACAAAAGAAACTTTTGGTGCGGGGAAACGCTCCGGGTCCGGCCGGTGGTGGTCAATAACACGGATCAAGATTTTCAAGGGGAAATCGTTTGGAACCTGAACGGGACAAGGCTTTCGGAGAAGACGCCCCTTACCGTTCTTGCCTCTGCGGTTACCCCCGGCCATGAAGTTTTGCTTCCGTTGCCCAACGTCGATACGCCGCAGCGGCTTTGCCTCCGCTATGAATTGCGCTGTGGGGAGCGGGTTATTTGCCAAAATGAAGAAGAACTCACCATTACCCCGCCGGCCGCCCGGGTGGTCAACGGCCCGGTTGTTTATCCGGTGGGTCTGCCTCCGGCCTTTATCACCGAATTGGTTAAAAACGGATTTAAGCTCGCTCCGGACGGGAAAGCGGCGGGACTTTGCCTGACTACGGCCTTGACGCCGGAGGTTAGGGCCCACTTGGAGGCCGGGGGGCACGTGCTTTGGCTGGCGGAAAGCCAGATGACGGGAGATGGATTCACCCTCAAGAAACTGGTGGAAGGGGAAAACTGGGACCGGGCGGCAGCGGTTAATTTTCTTGACCCCTCACTTTTCCCCGGGGTACCGGTGGCAAAAGTACCCGGTTGGGAAATGGCCGGTCTTTATCCGGCTACGCTTGTCACCAACCTGGATACCTTACCAGGGGTAAGGGTGTATGGCGGGATGTTCCAAGGCTGGTTGGGAAACCTTGACGGTTTTTTGGTCGAGCTTCCACTGGAGTCCGGGCGTATATGGATTACCACCTTACGTTTGGGTGCCAGCTATAACCAACAACCGATCGGGACTTTAATGTTAAACCAATTAATGCTAAGAGCGGGGAGAGGATGGAGTTGA
- a CDS encoding bifunctional diguanylate cyclase/phosphohydrolase: MRKAIITIMILVVLLFFSPDRANTGQYYHGLILVLSAAVLLLFVLSLILFLSYRRLKANYQENIILNEIWETYINANQSYIYLKDENLRYLLVNKALADFYNKEVREIIGRDDFAFADPGFAALSTRTELKVLATKTVVEEELVWRNRVFAATRFPVKLVSGRYGVGAYVRDITEEYNNKKELIYLSFHDPLTGLYNRRYVENEYTKLDVEANLPLTVIIGDVNGLKITNDIFGHQAGDLLLKKVAEILRMVCQKGDAVIARWGGDEFILFLPRTTGEEGEKLRMAVKEQFAQERINGLPGSISLGVDTKTVTTEDLAQTIRNAEERMYLEKAIDSERFNNDAIQRIVKSFHERFPREEEHAQRVSKLCVELGKAMKLSPSNLNRLKQAGYLHDLGKIVLEEALLATEEPLTEEKWRKLKEHPVAGYRIANASPQTMEVARYLLSHHENWDGSGYPKGLRGREIPRTARIIAVANYYDKLRYGAFGREPLSPDAALAALKEEAGKKLDPEIVQVFLEIMASGARLESINL; encoded by the coding sequence ATGCGAAAAGCCATTATTACCATTATGATCCTCGTTGTCCTTTTATTCTTTTCTCCGGACCGTGCCAATACCGGCCAGTATTACCACGGTCTTATTCTGGTCCTTTCTGCGGCTGTGCTTTTGTTGTTCGTGCTTAGTCTAATCTTGTTCCTAAGCTACCGCCGGTTAAAAGCAAATTATCAGGAGAATATCATTTTAAACGAGATATGGGAGACTTATATCAACGCCAACCAGAGTTATATATACTTAAAAGACGAAAATCTCCGCTATCTTCTGGTTAACAAAGCCTTGGCTGATTTCTACAACAAAGAAGTGCGTGAAATTATTGGGCGGGATGATTTCGCCTTTGCCGATCCGGGGTTTGCTGCTCTCAGCACGAGGACCGAGCTAAAGGTTTTGGCCACCAAAACGGTAGTCGAGGAAGAATTAGTCTGGCGCAACCGGGTTTTTGCCGCCACCAGGTTTCCGGTTAAACTCGTCAGCGGCCGGTACGGCGTCGGTGCCTACGTACGGGATATCACCGAAGAATACAACAACAAAAAGGAGCTGATTTACCTCAGTTTTCATGATCCTTTAACCGGACTGTATAACCGGCGATACGTCGAAAATGAGTATACAAAGCTGGATGTGGAGGCCAATCTTCCCCTTACAGTGATCATTGGTGATGTCAACGGACTGAAAATCACCAATGATATCTTCGGGCATCAGGCGGGCGATCTTCTGCTAAAGAAGGTGGCGGAAATTTTAAGGATGGTTTGTCAAAAAGGAGATGCGGTTATCGCGCGTTGGGGCGGGGATGAGTTTATTCTGTTTTTACCCCGCACCACCGGGGAAGAGGGGGAAAAACTCCGGATGGCGGTCAAAGAGCAGTTTGCCCAAGAACGGATCAATGGCCTGCCGGGAAGTATCTCCTTGGGTGTTGACACCAAAACCGTTACGACGGAAGACCTCGCCCAAACCATCCGTAATGCCGAAGAGCGGATGTATTTGGAAAAAGCGATCGACAGCGAACGGTTTAACAACGATGCGATCCAAAGAATTGTCAAATCCTTTCACGAACGATTCCCCCGGGAGGAGGAGCACGCCCAAAGGGTAAGTAAACTATGTGTAGAACTCGGGAAGGCGATGAAGCTGTCCCCGTCGAACTTGAACCGGCTAAAACAGGCGGGTTACCTTCACGACTTGGGGAAAATCGTCTTGGAGGAGGCCTTACTGGCGACGGAGGAGCCGCTGACCGAAGAGAAATGGCGAAAGTTAAAGGAGCACCCGGTGGCCGGGTACCGGATTGCCAACGCTTCGCCCCAGACGATGGAGGTAGCCAGGTATCTGCTCAGCCACCATGAAAACTGGGATGGGAGTGGTTATCCCAAAGGCCTGCGGGGGCGGGAGATCCCAAGGACGGCCAGGATTATTGCCGTGGCCAATTACTACGATAAATTGCGCTACGGGGCTTTCGGCCGAGAACCGCTTTCCCCGGACGCCGCCCTGGCAGCCCTCAAGGAGGAAGCCGGGAAGAAACTGGATCCGGAGATTGTCCAGGTTTTTCTGGAGATCATGGCAAGTGGTGCGCGTTTGGAATCGATAAATCTATAA
- a CDS encoding Cof-type HAD-IIB family hydrolase, which translates to MKYKLVAVDVDGTLLDSNSNLTPETIKAIQETIAAGVIVTICTGRPIQGVEPLIEQLGLDLPFITYNGAMIVMGKSRKILYAQTMRGEDVKTVYKLGTNLKTTVVIWADNKLYVQPFGPEATAYSDLSRTKPEPITDLEALIAQGVTKVLFYDTVEAIRHFEKQVAPAVPPTVNYCTSQPFLLEFFDQKVSKANALAQLSAYYGFSREEIIAIGDGFNDLSMIKYAGLGIAMANADAAIKQHADYVTLSNDENGVAHALYRFCLNKAL; encoded by the coding sequence ATGAAGTACAAATTAGTAGCAGTCGATGTCGACGGCACCCTCCTGGACAGCAATAGCAACCTTACACCGGAGACCATAAAAGCAATCCAAGAAACCATCGCGGCCGGGGTGATCGTGACCATCTGCACCGGCCGGCCAATCCAAGGAGTCGAACCGTTGATTGAGCAACTGGGTCTGGATCTGCCCTTTATCACCTACAACGGTGCCATGATCGTAATGGGAAAATCAAGAAAGATCCTTTACGCCCAAACAATGCGGGGCGAAGACGTGAAAACCGTGTACAAACTCGGCACAAACCTCAAAACCACGGTTGTCATTTGGGCCGACAACAAACTCTATGTCCAGCCGTTTGGCCCGGAAGCAACCGCCTACTCCGACCTGTCAAGGACGAAACCGGAGCCCATTACCGATCTGGAAGCGCTCATCGCCCAAGGGGTGACAAAAGTCCTTTTTTACGACACAGTAGAAGCGATCCGCCATTTTGAAAAACAGGTTGCGCCCGCGGTCCCCCCGACGGTGAATTACTGTACTTCCCAGCCGTTCCTTCTGGAATTTTTCGACCAAAAAGTCTCGAAAGCCAATGCTTTGGCCCAATTGAGCGCTTATTACGGCTTCTCCCGGGAGGAAATCATCGCGATCGGGGACGGGTTTAATGATCTGTCAATGATCAAATATGCCGGACTCGGCATTGCCATGGCCAATGCCGATGCGGCAATCAAACAACACGCCGACTATGTGACGCTCTCCAATGACGAAAACGGTGTCGCCCATGCCCTCTACCGCTTCTGTTTGAATAAAGCACTGTAA
- a CDS encoding aldose epimerase family protein — protein sequence MNITKIPYGMVGGKEVFQFTLKNKHDMTVKIINFGGIVTSLLVPDKTGKLDDVVLGFDNLADYLAEHPYFGALIGRYANRIAKGRFVLNGKEYQLALNDGKNHLHGGNIGFNKVVWDAVEFCNAEGAGVELNYLSKDGEENYPGNLSTTVRYLLNDQNELVIKYLATTDQPTIVNLTHHGYFNLKGEGCGDILDHEIMINADRYTAVDEELIPTGELIPVHNTPLDFTTWQPIGARIKKLPGGYDHNYVLNRKGPELTLAASVREPKSGRVMTVYTTEPGMQFYTGNFLDGTLTGKRGVKYGKHSGFCLETQHFPDSPNHPAFPSTVLNPGEVYQQTTIYQFTIEQ from the coding sequence TTGAACATCACAAAGATACCCTATGGAATGGTTGGCGGGAAGGAAGTCTTTCAGTTTACCCTCAAAAACAAACATGATATGACAGTGAAGATCATTAATTTCGGGGGGATTGTCACATCGCTTCTGGTCCCGGATAAAACCGGCAAACTTGACGATGTGGTCCTCGGTTTTGACAATTTAGCCGACTATTTAGCCGAGCACCCCTATTTCGGCGCGCTCATCGGTCGTTACGCAAACCGCATTGCCAAGGGCCGCTTTGTTCTGAACGGTAAAGAGTACCAGTTGGCCCTGAATGACGGTAAAAACCACCTTCACGGCGGGAATATCGGTTTCAACAAGGTGGTCTGGGATGCTGTCGAGTTTTGTAACGCAGAAGGGGCTGGGGTGGAGCTCAATTATTTATCCAAAGACGGGGAGGAAAACTACCCGGGGAACTTATCCACCACTGTCCGTTACCTCCTGAATGACCAAAATGAACTGGTCATTAAATATCTGGCTACCACCGATCAGCCAACCATCGTCAACCTCACCCACCACGGTTACTTCAATTTAAAGGGGGAAGGTTGTGGCGATATCCTGGACCATGAAATCATGATCAACGCCGACCGTTATACGGCCGTTGATGAAGAATTGATTCCCACCGGGGAATTAATTCCGGTGCACAATACCCCCTTGGACTTCACCACTTGGCAACCGATTGGAGCGCGGATCAAAAAGCTCCCCGGCGGCTATGACCATAATTATGTTTTAAACCGCAAGGGACCTGAACTAACTTTGGCCGCCAGCGTCCGCGAACCGAAAAGTGGCCGGGTAATGACGGTCTACACCACTGAACCGGGAATGCAGTTTTACACCGGAAATTTCCTCGACGGGACCTTGACCGGAAAACGCGGTGTAAAATACGGAAAACACAGCGGGTTCTGTCTGGAAACCCAACACTTCCCCGATTCCCCCAATCACCCCGCGTTTCCTTCCACAGTCTTAAACCCGGGGGAAGTTTACCAACAGACCACCATATACCAGTTTACCATTGAACAATAA
- a CDS encoding DegV family protein translates to MSIKIVTDSTADLSPELKSRYGIEVIPLTVHFGEEVYYDGIDLTQDEFLEKVNTSPHFPKTGQATPAAFLELFRRLLAEGHEILYVGISSDLSGTYASACLAAQELADAPIATVDSRNLSMGIGVLALHAAEMAEQGTSLQAIADRLRAMTARVRTSFIVDTLDFLYKGGRLTRAQALIGNVLQIHPRIEVVDGKMCVPEKIRGSKSKAKTRLLEWATANKERIDDNWIAVTHCRDEEAANDLAAQFREMELARNVVITKAGAVISTHCGPGTVGIIYVEKEA, encoded by the coding sequence ATGTCGATCAAAATCGTCACCGATTCCACGGCTGACCTCTCACCGGAATTAAAAAGCCGCTACGGTATTGAGGTGATTCCCCTTACGGTCCATTTTGGCGAGGAGGTTTACTATGATGGGATCGACCTTACGCAGGACGAGTTCTTAGAAAAAGTCAACACTTCCCCCCATTTCCCCAAGACCGGCCAGGCCACACCGGCCGCCTTTCTAGAACTTTTCCGGCGCCTCCTCGCGGAAGGTCATGAAATTTTGTATGTCGGAATCTCGTCCGACCTGTCCGGTACTTACGCCTCCGCCTGTCTGGCGGCGCAAGAATTGGCCGACGCCCCCATTGCCACCGTCGATTCCCGTAATCTATCAATGGGCATCGGGGTTTTGGCTTTGCATGCGGCCGAAATGGCCGAGCAAGGTACCTCTCTCCAAGCGATTGCCGACCGGCTCAGGGCCATGACCGCACGGGTAAGAACCTCCTTTATCGTCGATACGCTAGACTTTTTATATAAAGGAGGAAGACTAACCCGGGCGCAAGCGCTGATCGGCAACGTTCTCCAGATTCATCCGCGTATTGAGGTTGTCGACGGCAAGATGTGCGTCCCGGAAAAAATCCGGGGAAGTAAAAGCAAAGCCAAAACCCGCCTCTTAGAATGGGCCACCGCCAACAAAGAACGGATCGACGACAACTGGATCGCCGTAACCCACTGTCGTGACGAAGAGGCGGCCAATGATCTCGCCGCGCAGTTCCGGGAGATGGAGCTGGCCCGCAATGTCGTTATTACCAAAGCCGGGGCCGTGATCTCAACCCACTGCGGACCGGGAACCGTGGGCATTATTTATGTGGAAAAAGAAGCATAA
- the phoU gene encoding phosphate signaling complex protein PhoU, whose protein sequence is MNQLEQLMSEIKKMGDAVKERVQRSINALVEKNPETALEIIREDDLFDNELIVFEDKITRFLAEKNPHGKELRNSLSIFKMAKDLERIADYATNIAEIVLEFKNEEYIEPLTHIPKLASLALNMLEVALRAFVDGNPDLAEAVCRKDEEADNLCDIIYKELTSGELAEGQPRSIRQTVRFNMIARFLERIADHATNIGEETILLHTGKRVKY, encoded by the coding sequence TTGAACCAGCTTGAACAGTTGATGTCGGAGATCAAGAAGATGGGGGATGCAGTTAAAGAGCGGGTCCAGCGGTCGATCAATGCCTTGGTGGAAAAAAATCCGGAGACCGCCTTGGAGATTATCAGAGAGGATGACCTTTTTGATAACGAACTGATCGTCTTTGAAGACAAGATTACCCGGTTTCTTGCGGAAAAGAACCCCCACGGGAAAGAACTGCGTAACAGTCTTTCCATTTTTAAGATGGCTAAAGATCTGGAACGGATCGCCGATTACGCGACGAACATTGCGGAGATCGTTCTGGAGTTCAAAAATGAAGAATACATAGAACCTTTAACCCATATCCCCAAACTGGCCTCTTTAGCCCTTAATATGCTTGAAGTGGCATTAAGGGCTTTTGTTGATGGTAATCCCGATCTGGCCGAAGCGGTCTGCCGTAAAGACGAAGAGGCCGATAATCTTTGTGACATCATTTATAAGGAGTTGACCAGCGGGGAATTGGCCGAAGGACAACCCCGTTCCATCCGGCAAACGGTCCGGTTTAACATGATCGCCCGTTTTTTGGAACGGATTGCCGACCACGCCACCAATATTGGGGAAGAAACAATCCTGCTCCATACCGGAAAAAGGGTAAAATACTAA